One part of the Phycisphaeraceae bacterium genome encodes these proteins:
- a CDS encoding adenosylcobalamin-dependent ribonucleoside-diphosphate reductase, with the protein MKVTRRFTMAGTDPFATTEWVQRSSKITNPDGSVVFEMKDAEVPAGWSQLATDIMVSKYFRKAGVPQFTHPYAIPGASGAVQKTDASGKPETGPERSARQVIHRLAFCWTHWGQSHNYFDTTDDAHAFYDELVYMMVHQMCAPNSPQWFNTGLQLAYGITGPAQGHYVADPQTGNVTLAADAYSNPQPHACFIQSVSDDLVNDGGIMDLWVREARLFKYGSGTGTNFSSLRGEGEPLSGGGKSSGLMSWLRIGDRAASAIKSGGTTRRAAKMVCLDMDHPDIREFVNWKVREEIKVASLVEGLKLLKQKREDIAKTAGRVKLDLDYDFNGEAYQTVSGQNSNNSIRIPDAFFDAVDADGDWTTRWRTNGQVAHTFKASELWNDLNYAAWRCADPGVQYDTTINAWHTCPNGGRINASNPCSEYMFLDNTACNLASLNMLKFYDSTTRTFDVAAYEHGVDLWTTVLEISVLMAAFPSEKIAELSWKYRTLGLGYANLGAMLMQAGIPYDSDEARAVCACLTSIMTGRSYAQSACLASEHGAFPGYADDRENMLRVIRNHRHAAHGAARDSSAYENLRIRPVPIDHGLIGSGRVNMRNIAELGEHAKSAWDDALELGLLHGYRNAQVTVIAPTGTIGLLMDCDTTGVEPDFALVKFKKLAGGGYFKIANASVKPALRALGYADNEIKGILEYLLGALHLNVPMPTDAPSAKEGQTFAQWLLARGMTEEDLHRIGEALPSVFELKFAFGSWALGDACLQRLSIDPEHAKANSAFNALAALGLSSSQIDELNTLICGTQTVEGSPHLKADHLPVFDCANTCGKIGKRFIAPTGHIRMMAASQPFISGAISKTINLPNSATVEDIASCYRMSWELGLKANALYRDGCKLSQPLNNTSDKDEELLDDDDTDAEIAEARAEVADGVMNVAKAVAETAPVAAEKETVRIVERPMRRRLPDTRQSITHKFNIAGHEGYLNVGLYENGEPGELFITMAKEGSTIGGLMDTLGTAVSVAMQYGVPIESLVRKFSYQRFEPAGMTTNPDIPFAKSLVDYIFRWLGMQFVEGYREQHAPKRSNPMKESLSDRGPDRNGSSSEKQHRLKRDVPYGGLEAVAAPGSRTQTPPSDGGAMKMVSSLSASNQSMGDAPACDVCGEITVRNGTCYKCLNCGATTGCS; encoded by the coding sequence ATGAAGGTGACACGCAGATTTACGATGGCAGGAACAGACCCCTTTGCGACCACGGAATGGGTGCAGAGGTCGTCGAAGATCACCAACCCCGACGGGTCGGTGGTGTTCGAGATGAAGGATGCAGAGGTGCCCGCGGGATGGTCGCAACTTGCAACGGACATCATGGTGTCCAAGTACTTCCGCAAGGCGGGCGTGCCGCAGTTCACACATCCGTATGCGATCCCCGGCGCATCGGGCGCAGTGCAGAAGACAGATGCGTCGGGCAAGCCCGAGACCGGTCCCGAGCGCAGCGCGCGCCAGGTCATCCATCGTCTGGCGTTCTGCTGGACGCACTGGGGACAGTCGCACAACTACTTCGATACGACCGATGATGCGCACGCGTTCTACGACGAGCTTGTGTACATGATGGTGCATCAGATGTGTGCGCCGAACAGCCCGCAATGGTTCAATACCGGGTTGCAACTTGCGTACGGGATCACCGGCCCTGCGCAGGGGCACTATGTTGCCGACCCGCAGACGGGGAATGTGACGCTCGCTGCTGACGCGTACTCGAATCCGCAGCCGCACGCGTGCTTTATTCAGAGCGTTTCCGACGATCTTGTCAACGACGGCGGCATCATGGATCTGTGGGTGCGCGAGGCGCGCCTGTTCAAGTACGGTTCCGGCACGGGCACGAACTTCTCATCGCTTCGCGGCGAGGGTGAACCACTTTCTGGTGGTGGCAAGTCGTCTGGGCTGATGTCGTGGTTGCGCATTGGCGATCGCGCCGCGAGCGCGATCAAATCCGGCGGAACCACGCGCCGCGCTGCCAAGATGGTCTGTCTTGACATGGATCACCCCGACATCCGCGAGTTTGTGAACTGGAAGGTGCGCGAGGAGATCAAGGTTGCGTCGCTCGTCGAGGGGTTGAAACTTCTCAAGCAGAAGCGCGAAGACATTGCAAAGACCGCAGGTCGTGTCAAGCTCGATCTCGATTACGACTTCAACGGCGAGGCGTACCAGACGGTTTCCGGGCAGAACTCGAACAACTCCATTCGTATCCCTGACGCGTTCTTTGACGCAGTTGATGCAGATGGCGACTGGACCACGCGCTGGCGCACGAATGGCCAGGTTGCGCACACATTCAAGGCGAGCGAACTCTGGAACGATCTGAACTACGCAGCGTGGCGCTGTGCCGACCCCGGCGTGCAGTATGATACCACCATCAACGCGTGGCACACATGCCCGAATGGCGGGCGCATCAACGCGAGCAATCCGTGCTCAGAGTACATGTTCCTCGATAACACCGCGTGCAATCTCGCGTCGTTGAACATGCTGAAGTTCTACGACTCGACCACGCGCACGTTCGATGTTGCTGCGTACGAGCACGGTGTCGATCTGTGGACGACGGTGCTTGAGATCAGCGTATTGATGGCAGCGTTCCCGTCTGAGAAGATCGCGGAACTTTCGTGGAAGTACCGAACGCTCGGCCTTGGGTATGCGAACCTCGGCGCGATGTTGATGCAGGCGGGCATTCCGTATGATTCCGATGAAGCCCGTGCAGTGTGCGCGTGTCTGACATCGATCATGACGGGTCGTAGTTACGCGCAGAGCGCGTGTCTTGCCAGCGAGCACGGCGCATTCCCCGGATATGCCGACGATCGCGAGAACATGCTCCGCGTCATCCGCAACCATCGCCATGCCGCCCACGGCGCTGCACGCGACTCCAGCGCGTACGAAAACCTTCGCATCCGTCCGGTACCGATCGACCACGGGCTGATCGGGTCCGGCCGAGTGAACATGCGCAACATTGCGGAACTCGGTGAGCACGCAAAGAGCGCATGGGATGATGCGCTCGAGCTTGGTCTGCTCCACGGGTACCGCAACGCGCAGGTGACCGTGATTGCACCGACCGGCACGATTGGTCTCCTGATGGATTGTGACACGACTGGTGTTGAGCCGGACTTTGCGCTTGTGAAGTTCAAAAAGCTCGCTGGAGGCGGATACTTCAAGATCGCCAATGCATCGGTGAAGCCTGCACTCCGCGCGCTCGGGTATGCCGACAATGAGATCAAGGGCATTCTTGAGTATCTGCTTGGAGCACTGCACCTCAATGTGCCAATGCCGACTGATGCACCGAGTGCAAAGGAAGGCCAGACATTTGCGCAATGGCTGCTTGCCAGAGGCATGACCGAGGAAGATCTGCATCGGATCGGCGAGGCGCTCCCCAGCGTGTTTGAGCTGAAGTTTGCGTTTGGTTCGTGGGCTCTCGGCGATGCGTGCCTGCAACGTTTGAGTATCGATCCCGAGCACGCAAAGGCAAACTCGGCGTTCAACGCGCTCGCAGCGCTTGGGCTTTCGTCCAGTCAGATCGATGAACTGAACACGTTGATCTGCGGCACGCAGACAGTGGAGGGGTCGCCGCATCTGAAGGCAGACCATCTGCCCGTGTTCGATTGTGCAAACACATGCGGCAAGATCGGCAAACGATTCATTGCACCGACAGGGCACATCAGGATGATGGCGGCGTCTCAGCCGTTTATATCCGGTGCGATCAGCAAGACGATCAACCTCCCGAACAGCGCGACGGTTGAAGATATTGCTTCATGCTATCGGATGAGTTGGGAACTCGGGCTGAAGGCAAACGCGCTCTATCGAGATGGGTGCAAGCTGTCGCAGCCTTTGAACAACACCAGCGACAAGGACGAGGAACTGCTCGACGACGACGATACTGATGCAGAGATTGCCGAGGCTCGCGCTGAGGTCGCCGACGGCGTGATGAATGTTGCGAAGGCGGTTGCCGAGACCGCGCCGGTTGCAGCTGAGAAGGAGACGGTGCGCATTGTCGAGCGTCCGATGCGTCGCAGGCTTCCCGATACCCGCCAGTCGATCACGCACAAGTTCAACATCGCTGGCCATGAGGGCTATCTGAATGTTGGCTTGTATGAAAATGGCGAGCCGGGTGAGTTGTTTATTACCATGGCCAAGGAAGGATCGACCATCGGCGGTCTTATGGACACGCTGGGTACAGCTGTTTCCGTGGCGATGCAGTACGGCGTGCCGATCGAGAGCCTCGTGCGCAAGTTCAGCTATCAACGGTTCGAGCCTGCTGGCATGACCACTAACCCCGACATCCCATTTGCGAAGAGTCTGGTTGATTACATTTTCCGCTGGCTGGGCATGCAGTTTGTCGAGGGATATCGCGAGCAGCACGCGCCAAAGCGTTCGAATCCAATGAAGGAATCATTGAGTGATCGCGGTCCCGATCGGAATGGGTCATCCAGCGAAAAGCAGCATCGCTTGAAGCGTGACGTGCCATACGGCGGACTGGAGGCAGTTGCAGCGCCAGGGTCGAGAACGCAAACTCCTCCATCTGATGGCGGTGCGATGAAGATGGTCTCGTCCTTGTCGGCATCCAACCAGTCGATGGGCGATGCTCCAGCCTGTGATGTCTGTGGCGAGATCACTGTTCGAAATGGAACGTGTTACAAGTGTCTGAACTGCGGAGCAACAACCGGCTGCTCGTAA
- a CDS encoding DUF4282 domain-containing protein: MADNTDDKNVGLVEGMLDFGFKRFITLKFISFVYVLGLLAMSLIGIGVFFGSLFSGQGNILMRLVVGCVAIVVVLIYMVMWRVTLELTVVLFRIGENTSKMVNKQSGTSSAGEAADVS; the protein is encoded by the coding sequence ATGGCAGACAACACAGACGACAAAAACGTTGGACTGGTCGAGGGCATGCTTGACTTCGGATTCAAGCGGTTCATCACACTCAAGTTCATCTCGTTCGTATACGTCCTTGGCTTGCTCGCGATGAGCCTGATCGGTATAGGAGTGTTCTTTGGCTCGCTCTTCTCCGGGCAGGGCAACATTCTCATGCGACTCGTTGTTGGCTGCGTCGCAATTGTTGTCGTGCTGATCTACATGGTGATGTGGCGAGTCACACTTGAACTGACCGTGGTGCTGTTCCGCATCGGTGAGAACACGAGCAAAATGGTGAACAAGCAATCGGGAACCAGCAGTGCAGGTGAGGCTGCTGACGTGTCGTGA
- a CDS encoding dCTP deaminase yields the protein MAVLCDTQIRELIEIRPFEPATKRPGKVSYGVSSYGYDVRVGSKFKIFTPTPRTGAIAVVDPKKFTDDLFVEVDCAERGVDHVVIPPNSFALCETVEWFDIPRDVLVICLGKSTYARCGIIVNVTPLEPEWRGKITIEISNTTPLPAKVYANEGIAQLVFLKGDQVCEQSYADKAGKYQDQDGLTLPMVD from the coding sequence ATGGCTGTCCTGTGCGACACGCAGATTCGCGAGTTGATCGAGATTCGTCCGTTCGAGCCGGCGACCAAGCGCCCCGGCAAGGTGTCCTATGGCGTGTCGAGCTACGGCTACGACGTGCGCGTGGGGAGCAAGTTCAAGATCTTCACGCCGACGCCACGAACGGGCGCCATCGCGGTTGTTGATCCCAAGAAGTTCACCGACGATCTGTTCGTCGAGGTCGACTGCGCAGAGCGCGGTGTTGATCACGTCGTGATCCCGCCAAACTCGTTTGCACTCTGCGAAACAGTCGAGTGGTTCGACATCCCGCGCGATGTGCTGGTGATCTGCCTCGGCAAGTCCACGTATGCACGCTGCGGCATCATCGTGAACGTGACACCGCTCGAGCCCGAGTGGCGCGGCAAGATCACGATCGAGATCTCAAACACGACGCCGCTGCCCGCAAAGGTGTACGCCAACGAGGGGATTGCGCAGCTGGTGTTCCTCAAGGGCGATCAGGTGTGTGAGCAGTCGTACGCGGACAAGGCAGGCAAGTACCAGGACCAGGACGGTCTGACACTGCCGATGGTGGATTGA
- a CDS encoding flagellar basal body P-ring protein FlgI: protein MLTSPTTRNLTRLSGLCLSGMVLGSAMLAATGCGSSGRAPRPIERPVITRDVPPALQGTIGSMSTLRNAEPSIVAGYGIVIGLKDTGSTPERVDVAETVRRNLDKAGVSATSQHFKGTRYEGMTPEQIINDKSTSLVVVIASIPPGIPDGETFDVFVSTLPGSSTLSLEGGQLLDTDLRLGRAAVFQALQPKLLGVAAGAVYVNPFVSDGTLRSDGSGRTGRVLGGGRATEPLAIQLMLDNPDYLRARAFEQSINARFPRSTFDRQPAARGKNDSLVELHVPFAYRDRAAEFVYLVQHMQPDTAGATEYAQRYIRTLKEQPGLAVSMSWCLEAVGPAALPQIRTMYDYGEHLPRMAALRAGARLGDLSTVPHLIDVSENAIVSSRLEAIDLLGQLSDDPRIDWQLRELASSSELGTRISAYEALCDRAERDRTRQLIEMTQDLAYQSEPRAYLNSIKARARRSIPPGNAQGVSRKVIAGKFLLDRVPFGEPLVYVSQTNEPRVTVFGDGNLIEAGAFATVWDDRVMFRTSASGDQMRVFYEAPAKPGEFAQKVDFDAPMDIDGFISMLARPARSVHSIDALNMSYSEVVAILSATERAGMLTAAFATEEDRFASELLRAAQSDASLTRAATSDELRKMNEEQRVLEQGLSGASKVPTPGEMKRSRTYVVPIKGEIE, encoded by the coding sequence ATGTTGACATCCCCCACGACGCGAAACCTCACGCGGTTGAGCGGGTTGTGTCTCTCAGGCATGGTGCTGGGCTCAGCCATGCTCGCCGCGACAGGATGCGGCAGTTCAGGCAGAGCCCCGCGACCGATCGAGCGACCTGTCATTACGCGCGACGTCCCGCCAGCACTCCAGGGCACGATCGGCTCCATGAGCACGCTGCGCAACGCTGAGCCATCCATCGTCGCAGGGTACGGAATCGTGATAGGTCTGAAAGACACTGGCTCGACACCAGAGCGGGTGGATGTTGCAGAAACTGTGCGCAGAAATCTCGATAAGGCTGGTGTCTCTGCAACAAGCCAGCACTTCAAGGGCACACGCTACGAGGGCATGACGCCTGAGCAGATCATCAACGACAAGTCAACCTCGCTCGTTGTCGTCATCGCATCTATCCCACCCGGCATTCCGGATGGCGAGACGTTCGATGTGTTCGTTTCAACCCTACCGGGGTCGTCAACCTTGTCGCTGGAAGGCGGTCAGCTCCTTGATACGGATCTGCGACTCGGGCGGGCAGCGGTGTTTCAGGCACTCCAACCAAAGCTACTCGGCGTTGCTGCCGGCGCTGTGTATGTGAACCCGTTTGTCAGTGACGGCACCCTGCGTTCTGACGGAAGCGGGCGCACCGGACGCGTGCTTGGCGGTGGAAGAGCGACCGAACCCCTCGCAATCCAACTGATGCTGGACAACCCTGATTACCTGCGAGCACGTGCATTTGAGCAATCAATCAACGCACGATTCCCACGCTCCACCTTTGATAGACAACCCGCCGCACGCGGAAAGAACGACAGTTTGGTCGAACTGCATGTGCCGTTCGCGTACCGCGATCGTGCGGCGGAGTTTGTGTATCTCGTGCAACACATGCAACCGGACACCGCCGGCGCAACCGAGTATGCGCAGCGATATATCCGTACACTGAAAGAGCAGCCCGGGCTCGCTGTCAGCATGTCATGGTGCCTTGAAGCTGTCGGACCTGCTGCATTGCCGCAGATTCGCACGATGTATGACTATGGCGAGCATCTACCCAGGATGGCAGCATTGCGCGCTGGCGCGCGTCTGGGCGATCTCTCGACCGTACCGCATCTGATCGATGTTTCCGAGAACGCGATCGTGTCCTCGCGCCTTGAAGCAATAGACCTGCTGGGACAACTCAGCGACGATCCCCGCATCGACTGGCAACTCCGCGAGCTTGCATCGTCCAGCGAACTCGGCACACGGATCAGCGCGTACGAAGCTCTCTGCGATCGAGCGGAACGCGATCGCACGAGACAGCTTATCGAGATGACCCAGGATCTGGCATATCAGTCAGAACCCCGCGCCTATCTCAACTCCATCAAAGCACGAGCACGAAGAAGCATCCCACCGGGGAACGCGCAGGGAGTGTCTCGTAAGGTCATCGCAGGCAAGTTCCTGCTCGATCGAGTGCCGTTTGGCGAGCCTCTGGTCTACGTAAGCCAGACAAATGAACCCCGTGTCACCGTCTTCGGCGATGGCAACCTCATCGAGGCTGGGGCCTTTGCCACGGTGTGGGACGACCGAGTAATGTTCCGGACCAGCGCATCGGGTGATCAGATGCGTGTGTTTTACGAGGCACCTGCAAAGCCCGGGGAGTTCGCCCAGAAGGTTGACTTTGATGCCCCTATGGACATCGACGGGTTCATCTCCATGCTTGCCCGTCCAGCCCGCTCTGTTCACAGCATTGATGCTCTGAACATGTCGTACTCTGAAGTCGTAGCAATTCTGAGTGCAACCGAGCGTGCGGGTATGCTCACCGCAGCATTTGCAACGGAGGAAGACCGGTTTGCTTCGGAACTCCTGCGCGCGGCACAATCGGACGCATCTCTGACTCGTGCAGCGACCTCCGACGAACTCCGCAAGATGAACGAGGAGCAGCGAGTGCTGGAGCAGGGATTGTCAGGAGCTTCGAAAGTTCCTACGCCGGGTGAAATGAAACGGTCCCGCACATATGTTGTCCCGATCAAGGGTGAGATCGAGTAG